From the Vibrio natriegens NBRC 15636 = ATCC 14048 = DSM 759 genome, the window GAGGTAGCGCTTGTTGGTTACCCATCGTGCCTTTTAGATTTGGCGCACTAATCGCAATACCATCCAACGCCGTATTGAGCCCCAAAGCGCTGGTCGGTGTGACTTGGCTCATCGGCTCAACTTGCGTGTTCGCTTGAGACAAATCCATCGGCTCTGGTGCTTTCGGCGGCTCAGGCGGCTCTGGAACCGAGCGTTGACGACGCTGTATGTCTGCATCGTTTTCCACCATCACCATGTCAAAGCGAACCGCTTCAGAAGCTTTGGGCGCACGCTGGTTGCCATTGTCTACCATCCACGCCATAAAGCTAAACAAGCTGACTGAAATCAACAAAGACAAAGGTAATGCAAGTAACAGCCTACCCATTAAGGTGTCTCCGCTGCCAATGCAATGTTCTTAACGCCTGCGCCTTTTGCTGCGTCCATTACTTTTACAACCGTACCATTATAAGCATGCTCATCCGCTTGGATGACAAGTGATGCATCAGGCTGATCAAGCAGCAAATGCTCGATAGACGCTTCTACACGCTCGATATCGACCAAACGCTTGTCAATATACACATCGTTTGCTGCCGTTACCGCTATGAAAATACCAGCATCTTTCTGGCTCACCACGTTTGAAGCCTGCGGGCGATTGACTTCTACCCCTGACTCACGAACAAATGAGCTAGTAACAATAAAGAAAATCAACATGATGAACACGATATCAAGCATGGATGTTAAATCGACTTGAGCTTCGTCTTGTTGATTAGGTCTGCGTCCGAGTCTCACTTCTGACTCCTTAAAGATTGTTCTAATTGGATGGCTCTGCGTTCACACACTTTGCTTAATCGTGCATGAATAAACATCCCCGCCAACGCCGCTACCATTCCAGCCATAGTCGGTAAAGTGGCAAGCGAGATACCTGAAGCCATCAATTTGGGATTGCTGCTGCCCTGTGAAGCCATCACATCAAACACGGTAATCATGCCCGTCACCGTGCCTAACAAGCCAAGCATTGGGCAAATAGCCACAAGCAATTTGATCGTTGATAAGTTCTGACGCAATTCAATCTGCGCCTTTGCAATCCATCCTTCGCGGATTTGATGCGCGTACCAAGAGTGATGTTCTGACCTTGCCAGCCACTGATCACGAAGCTCTGCTTTTACTTTAGGAAAAACCGTAGTCAGGTAAATGACCCGCTCCATGACCAATAACCAGCACACCGCAACCACGGCAGCCAGCCACCATAAGATTTGGCCACCTTGCTGCATAAAGCTCATCAAGGTTGTGGCCCAATCTTCACTGATCAAACCCAATGTGTTGAGTAAGATCTGCTCCATTACGCTGCATTCTCCGCGACAGTGTTCACTTTATTCATTCCTTTCGGCATATCGCGCTCGGCCTGTTCTGCGACTAAGCCGATGCCTTGCTTCTCAAGAATATTGCGAATATTTTCTGCTTGTGAACTCAACACATTGTGAGCCAGAAGCAGAGGCATTGCAGCAACCAGACCAAGTACTGTCGTTACCAGCGCCATTGAAATACCACCAGCCATGACTTTTGGATCACCGTTACCAAACTGAGTGATCACCTGAAAGGTTTCGATCATGCCTGTTACGGTTCCAAGCAGACCAAGCATAGGAGCCAGTGCCGCCAGTAGTTTCAGCATCGACAAGCCTTTTTCCAGATGCGTCTGTTCATCAACCACCGCTTCAAGAAGACGCAATTCTAATGCTTCCACACTGCGGTGTTTGTCTTTCTGATACACCGCAAGGACACGGCCTAACGGATTATCTTGTGGCTGAGCAGGGCTCTTCAGTTGCTGTGCGATCTTCTGACGTGCAATCATTAGTGATACACCACGAACGAGCGCAATGATCAAACCAATCGCAAGTAGACCGAGGATGATCTTACCCACGACACCACCAGCGCTGAGGCGATCTTGCAGGGTTGGCGAGTTCGCAAGTTGCTCCAAAAGGATACCGCGTGATGGATCAATAACGATGCTTTCTAGTTCGCCCGAAGTGAGTGTGCTTGCTGTCGGACCATTTTCAGGCTGACGAAGGTAGTTAACCGCATCGCCACGCTGACCATTCCAGTTCACATAACCGTTGTCATCCAGTAACGCCATCGCGCCCAGGCGAGCGCCCGAAATCGTCTGCTCACGACCTTCACCATCCAGCAATGTGAACGAAACATTCGCGAGTTCACCACTTGCCTTCACCTGCTCTTCCATGCTGCGCCACATGGCCTGAAGCTGTGACAAAGTAGGCAAAGAGGTCGCAGCAACAATCGCCTCGATGTCTTTCTGGTAAGTGTTGCGGTCAACACCCGTTACGGAATGTTTAAGCTCAGATTCAAGTTCTTTTGCATTCTGACGTACAACACCGAATAGCTCGCCAAGGCTGCCTGTCTCTAAACGAAGTTTCTCTTCAAGTTGTGCCAATTCAGCTTCATTTTCACTGAACGTCGCGCTTAAAGCGTCTGCTTCAGCTTGCAAAGCTGCACGCTCTGCAGCCAGTTGATTTTTAAGCGACTGCAACTGTTGTTCTGATTGTTTAAAACCGGCTTCACGCGTTACGTTGTGTGATTGCTGTTGACGATTTTCCTGCTGCGCTTTTTGCATCAAAGTGTCGCTGGCAAATGTGGTGTGAGGCATCAACGCAGCGCCTGAGATTAATGCAACCGATAACCATTTTTTGATCATTTATTTGCCCTCCGCAACGGTCAGCGACACTGGCAACGTTAACATGCTCGGTGCGATTTGTTTGTTTGCCATGGCAAACGCTTTGTCCAATTCTGTTTTTTGGTCAGAACCAAGTGGCTGCCAGGCTTTTTGCTGTTGCGACCAACTCCAGAACGTTTCTCCGGATAAGCTACGTGCGATCAACGATATTCGACCTAAATAAAGGACGTCAGCCTCGACTTTTTCGTTTGCAGATAAATCAATCTTGCCTTGGTAAACGCCAAGTCGAGTGCCGTAATCCATTTCGATTTGGTACGCTTCCAGGATTCGGCGAAACTTTTCTGCATCGGCAACATCCGCACGAGTCATCATCGAATCAAGCTTCGCAATACGCTCTTCGCGTTGTGCTTTACGAATCGGCTTATCGTTCGCCACGATCTCTTTTAACCCGTCAAGCATGTGATACATCAACGGCACAACACCTTGGCGAGTGTGCGCAATCTGCTCAATTTGATCATTCAAGTTGTCTACTTCTTGATTCTGACTATTCACAAGACTGGTAAGGTGATCGCGATAAATCTTTAAATTGCTGACTTCTTCTTGCAACTGTTCGATTTCTGCCTCCAAGGTCAACGCCTTTTCCGCACTGGTATCAATGCGTTTTTGACTAGCCGCGGATGCTTGATTGGTTTTACTTTGCACTGCTTGTGCACCGCTGAGATTTTCCGCGTGAACGGGAATCAAAACCGATGAAATCAACAGAGCGATACTTGATTTAATTAGATTCATACGAGTTTAAATGCTATTTCCTAAAACGACTAAAGGGGAATACGACCCTTCCCCTTTATTAATCAGATTGTTATCAGTACTTAAACTGGATTGTCGCCATGTAGTTTCGGCCTTCACCAACCACTACACCGTTCGCTCCTTCATACTCTAGAGGGTCGGTACTACCACCACCTGCTAAGTACTCAGTATCAAATAGGTTTTCTACATTGAATCGAGCAATAATATCCAAGTTTTCGTCGTACTTATGCTTGTATGACACACCCATATCAATGCGTGCATACCCATCTTTTTCGAAGGTATTCGCTGCATCTCCGTAGCGATCACCTTCATAAATCAAACCTAGGTTTAGGTTAGTGTTGTCTTGCACTTTATAGCTAGACCAAACACTCGCCGAAAACTCAGGTACATCTGCCGGACGATTACCTTTGTAACTTTTACTTTGTGTAATCTCTGCATCTAAATACATTGCAGAAGCCGTAAGCGACAACTTATCCGTCACAAAGCCCTGCGCTAGGATTTCTGCTCCACGGTGAACTTGCTCACCATCTTGCGTAATCGTCTCTTTGCCCGGATTATTTGGCGCATCAACCGTTAGCTTTACGTTCTCTAAGGTGATATCAAATAAAGCGCCTGTTAAGTAAAGACGTTGATCAAACAACTCCCACTTAGTACCAACTTCGTAAGAAATGCCGCGTTCTGCGTCTAGTTCTTCACCATCGTTAGTATAATCCTCACCATTTACCTGCCCTTGTGGCATAAAACTTTCAGAGTATTGCACATAAATAGAGCCATTCGATGTTGGGTGGAAAGTCACACCAAACTTCGGAGATATTTGACTCTCTGTTAACTCATCACTGCGTTTTTCATCATAACGAACACCCGCAAGTACCTGCCAGTAAT encodes:
- a CDS encoding energy transducer TonB, with translation MGRLLLALPLSLLISVSLFSFMAWMVDNGNQRAPKASEAVRFDMVMVENDADIQRRQRSVPEPPEPPKAPEPMDLSQANTQVEPMSQVTPTSALGLNTALDGIAISAPNLKGTMGNQQALPLYRVEPRYPSKAQKRKVEGYVVLRFTIDATGRPKDIEVVEAEPSRMFERESIRALRNWKYQPKVENGVSIEQFGQTVRLEFKLPK
- a CDS encoding MotA/TolQ/ExbB proton channel family protein, producing MEQILLNTLGLISEDWATTLMSFMQQGGQILWWLAAVVAVCWLLVMERVIYLTTVFPKVKAELRDQWLARSEHHSWYAHQIREGWIAKAQIELRQNLSTIKLLVAICPMLGLLGTVTGMITVFDVMASQGSSNPKLMASGISLATLPTMAGMVAALAGMFIHARLSKVCERRAIQLEQSLRSQK
- a CDS encoding DUF3450 domain-containing protein, which gives rise to MNLIKSSIALLISSVLIPVHAENLSGAQAVQSKTNQASAASQKRIDTSAEKALTLEAEIEQLQEEVSNLKIYRDHLTSLVNSQNQEVDNLNDQIEQIAHTRQGVVPLMYHMLDGLKEIVANDKPIRKAQREERIAKLDSMMTRADVADAEKFRRILEAYQIEMDYGTRLGVYQGKIDLSANEKVEADVLYLGRISLIARSLSGETFWSWSQQQKAWQPLGSDQKTELDKAFAMANKQIAPSMLTLPVSLTVAEGK
- a CDS encoding MotA/TolQ/ExbB proton channel family protein; its protein translation is MIKKWLSVALISGAALMPHTTFASDTLMQKAQQENRQQQSHNVTREAGFKQSEQQLQSLKNQLAAERAALQAEADALSATFSENEAELAQLEEKLRLETGSLGELFGVVRQNAKELESELKHSVTGVDRNTYQKDIEAIVAATSLPTLSQLQAMWRSMEEQVKASGELANVSFTLLDGEGREQTISGARLGAMALLDDNGYVNWNGQRGDAVNYLRQPENGPTASTLTSGELESIVIDPSRGILLEQLANSPTLQDRLSAGGVVGKIILGLLAIGLIIALVRGVSLMIARQKIAQQLKSPAQPQDNPLGRVLAVYQKDKHRSVEALELRLLEAVVDEQTHLEKGLSMLKLLAALAPMLGLLGTVTGMIETFQVITQFGNGDPKVMAGGISMALVTTVLGLVAAMPLLLAHNVLSSQAENIRNILEKQGIGLVAEQAERDMPKGMNKVNTVAENAA
- a CDS encoding ExbD/TolR family protein; protein product: MRLGRRPNQQDEAQVDLTSMLDIVFIMLIFFIVTSSFVRESGVEVNRPQASNVVSQKDAGIFIAVTAANDVYIDKRLVDIERVEASIEHLLLDQPDASLVIQADEHAYNGTVVKVMDAAKGAGVKNIALAAETP